In Candidatus Methylopumilus universalis, one DNA window encodes the following:
- the dnaX gene encoding DNA polymerase III subunit gamma/tau → MSYQVLARKYRPRSFDTLVGQAHVVQALKNALDQKRLHHAYLFTGTRGVGKTTLARILAKALNCENGISSSPCGTCSACTEIDQGRYVDLIEVDAASNTQVDNMRDLLDNAQYAPTQGQFKIYIIDEVHMLSKSAFNAMLKTLEEPPEHVKFILATTDPQKVPVTVLSRCLQFNLKQMPSASISEYMEKILKEEAINYEINAIYLIAKAANGSMRDALSILDQGIAYCGGIIEEATIKKMLGAIDQSYLFNLIQAVIDQDGQKVIEIAKHMDERNLSFEAALNDLANLIQIISVTQAIPESLEVSYLDRNQVITLSKKISAEQLQLLYQITILGRRDLYLAPDEYAGFTMTLLRMLSFSPQDAVIAKNPAIAKNDVAHSATKMESAAISRDVSSETFEIKKKIEVTQEIDEDISDKEISKEAVPFNGNWRELVNQLKLGLVKALAQQSELVSFKNNEIILSIADEHKHLLNEAYQKKLELSLSEHFSQRIKLVILQKGANNSPLKQKQEERSTLMKDTENAILQDQFVKSLLTEFNAEIIPSSIKPNQTT, encoded by the coding sequence ATGAGCTATCAAGTTCTTGCACGCAAATATCGTCCCCGTTCGTTTGATACGCTCGTCGGTCAAGCGCATGTTGTGCAAGCACTCAAAAATGCACTCGATCAAAAAAGACTTCATCATGCTTACTTATTTACAGGTACACGTGGTGTCGGCAAAACGACATTAGCGCGAATTCTAGCGAAAGCGCTTAATTGTGAAAATGGGATTAGCTCCTCACCCTGCGGCACTTGTTCCGCATGTACGGAAATTGATCAAGGCCGCTATGTAGATCTCATTGAAGTCGATGCGGCATCCAATACGCAAGTCGATAATATGCGAGATTTGTTAGATAACGCTCAATACGCACCGACCCAAGGGCAATTTAAAATCTACATCATCGACGAAGTGCATATGCTTTCAAAAAGTGCATTTAATGCAATGTTGAAAACATTGGAGGAACCTCCTGAACATGTCAAATTTATTCTAGCAACTACTGATCCGCAAAAAGTCCCAGTCACTGTTTTATCAAGATGCCTCCAATTTAATTTAAAACAGATGCCGTCTGCTTCTATTTCAGAGTACATGGAAAAGATATTAAAAGAAGAAGCAATTAATTATGAAATCAATGCAATTTATTTAATTGCAAAAGCTGCAAATGGAAGCATGCGTGATGCGCTATCAATCTTAGATCAAGGCATTGCCTATTGTGGTGGAATAATAGAAGAAGCGACAATTAAAAAAATGTTAGGTGCAATAGATCAATCATATTTATTTAATTTAATTCAAGCGGTTATTGATCAAGACGGGCAAAAAGTGATTGAAATTGCAAAACACATGGATGAAAGAAATTTATCTTTTGAAGCGGCACTTAATGACTTAGCAAATCTCATTCAAATAATTAGCGTGACTCAAGCAATTCCAGAGAGCTTAGAAGTTTCTTATCTTGATCGCAATCAAGTGATCACATTATCCAAAAAAATAAGTGCAGAACAATTACAACTTTTATATCAAATTACGATATTAGGTCGACGAGATCTTTATTTGGCACCCGATGAGTATGCAGGCTTCACAATGACGCTTCTTAGAATGCTTTCCTTTTCCCCTCAAGATGCAGTGATTGCCAAAAATCCAGCAATTGCAAAAAATGATGTTGCTCATAGCGCAACAAAAATGGAATCTGCGGCAATATCGAGAGATGTTTCATCTGAAACATTTGAAATTAAAAAAAAAATTGAAGTAACTCAAGAAATTGATGAAGATATATCAGATAAAGAAATATCAAAAGAAGCAGTCCCATTTAATGGAAATTGGCGTGAACTTGTTAACCAACTAAAACTAGGCTTAGTCAAAGCGCTTGCGCAGCAGTCTGAACTTGTAAGCTTTAAGAATAACGAAATAATTTTGTCAATTGCAGATGAGCATAAGCATCTTCTTAATGAAGCCTATCAAAAAAAATTAGAACTGAGTTTGTCAGAGCACTTCAGTCAACGCATTAAACTTGTAATCCTTCAAAAAGGTGCAAATAATTCACCGCTCAAACAAAAACAAGAAGAACGGTCAACACTTATGAAAGATACTGAAAATGCTATCCTTCAAGATCAATTCGTAAAATCACTACTTACTGAATTTAATGCTGAGATTATTCCATCTAGCATTAAACCTAATCAAACTACATAA
- a CDS encoding YbaB/EbfC family nucleoid-associated protein — translation MMKGGMGNLMKQAQMMQANMQKAQDELGLIDVEGLASNGLVKIAISCKHQIKKISIDPSVMNDHEMLEDLLIVAFKDALQKIEQTTNAKMGNMLPPGMKLPF, via the coding sequence ATGATGAAAGGCGGCATGGGCAATTTAATGAAACAAGCGCAAATGATGCAAGCTAATATGCAAAAAGCGCAAGATGAACTTGGGCTAATAGACGTTGAAGGTTTAGCAAGTAATGGGCTTGTTAAAATCGCTATTTCTTGCAAGCATCAAATTAAAAAAATATCGATCGATCCTTCTGTCATGAATGATCACGAAATGTTAGAAGATCTTCTCATTGTAGCTTTTAAAGATGCATTGCAAAAAATTGAACAAACTACCAATGCTAAGATGGGCAATATGTTGCCTCCTGGCATGAAATTACCTTTCTAA
- the recR gene encoding recombination mediator RecR: MKNTEALEQLVDALRCLPGIGPKSALRMAYHLLQHNRKGASQLSSAIANAIELVGHCSHCNNFSEEVICSLCSSKDRDPSILCVIEMPSDLMMLEQTHSYNGMYFILMGKLSPLDGIGPKDIHLDRLLKRLDAGIVKEVILANNFTVSGDATAHYVTELLKARGIRLSRIARGLPMGGEIEYVDSGTLAQAMIERKIIKD; the protein is encoded by the coding sequence ATGAAAAATACTGAAGCACTGGAACAGCTCGTTGATGCCTTAAGGTGCTTACCAGGTATTGGCCCTAAATCAGCTTTACGTATGGCTTATCATCTTCTACAGCACAATAGAAAAGGTGCCTCGCAACTCTCAAGCGCTATTGCTAACGCAATCGAATTAGTTGGTCACTGCTCACATTGTAATAACTTTTCTGAAGAAGTGATTTGTTCACTTTGCTCATCGAAAGATCGTGATCCATCCATACTCTGCGTGATCGAAATGCCAAGTGATCTCATGATGTTGGAACAAACGCATTCCTATAACGGCATGTATTTTATTTTAATGGGCAAGCTCTCACCTTTAGATGGTATTGGCCCTAAAGACATTCATCTAGACAGGCTTTTAAAACGTCTTGATGCTGGAATTGTTAAAGAAGTAATCTTAGCGAATAATTTTACGGTCAGTGGAGATGCGACAGCCCACTATGTCACTGAGCTCCTTAAAGCACGTGGTATTCGGTTAAGTCGAATAGCAAGAGGTTTGCCCATGGGTGGTGAAATTGAATACGTGGATAGCGGGACTCTTGCTCAGGCAATGATTGAACGTAAAATAATTAAGGACTGA
- a CDS encoding HAD family hydrolase — MKAVLFDLDGTLIDSAPQLVGALNQLRQQYNLPPIPFLVGRPFASHGAAGLLKAGFDMDKNDPAYDARVQEFLDIYKEVFNHNVQCMEGIEELINTLNLREISWGIVTNKAKKFAQPLVSSHPLLSSTECLIAGDEVGVPKPSPEGLLKASQLLSIQPSDIIYLGDDRRDVMAANDAGMVSIVARYGYLEAGDDANTWNAQHIIDKPSDLLSYLSP; from the coding sequence ATGAAAGCTGTTCTATTTGACTTAGATGGTACTTTGATTGATAGCGCACCACAACTTGTAGGAGCACTTAATCAATTAAGACAACAGTATAATTTACCCCCCATCCCTTTTTTGGTAGGCCGTCCTTTTGCTTCCCATGGTGCGGCAGGTTTGCTTAAAGCAGGTTTTGATATGGATAAAAATGATCCTGCTTATGATGCTCGTGTGCAAGAATTTTTAGATATTTATAAAGAAGTTTTTAATCATAATGTGCAATGTATGGAAGGTATTGAAGAATTGATTAATACTTTAAATCTTAGAGAAATTTCTTGGGGTATTGTCACGAATAAAGCAAAGAAATTTGCACAGCCTCTGGTGTCTTCTCATCCACTTTTATCAAGTACAGAATGTCTGATTGCAGGTGATGAAGTTGGCGTCCCCAAACCCTCACCCGAAGGACTTCTTAAAGCATCACAACTCCTCTCAATACAACCATCTGATATTATTTATTTAGGCGATGATCGACGTGATGTCATGGCTGCAAATGATGCTGGTATGGTAAGTATAGTGGCACGGTATGGTTATTTAGAAGCAGGGGATGATGCAAACACTTGGAATGCTCAGCACATTATTGATAAGCCGTCTGATCTCTTAAGCTATCTCAGTCCTTAA
- the ubiG gene encoding bifunctional 2-polyprenyl-6-hydroxyphenol methylase/3-demethylubiquinol 3-O-methyltransferase UbiG: MATQAKTKRINVSEEEVAKFNELAHKWWDKTSEFKPLHDINPLRLNFIHEKINLKNKKVLDVGCGGGILSESMANLGADVTGIDMGEKVINIAKLHALQTKLDIDYQCTSLEAFTSKHKPIFDVITCMEMLEHVPEPSAVVSLCAKLLKPGGTLFMSTINRNIKAYLFAVIGAEYILKLLPRGTHDYEKFIKPSELISWCRQQDLTIVTLKGMTYNPITDVYKLGDDVSVNYLIEVAKDSS; the protein is encoded by the coding sequence ATGGCAACTCAAGCTAAAACAAAACGTATAAACGTTTCAGAAGAAGAAGTCGCTAAATTTAATGAGCTTGCTCACAAATGGTGGGATAAGACGAGTGAATTTAAACCACTTCACGACATCAATCCTCTTCGTCTTAATTTTATTCATGAAAAAATAAACTTAAAGAATAAAAAAGTGCTCGATGTCGGTTGTGGCGGAGGTATTCTTTCTGAATCTATGGCAAATCTAGGTGCAGATGTCACAGGGATTGATATGGGTGAGAAAGTGATCAATATTGCAAAACTTCACGCGCTTCAGACAAAATTAGATATCGATTATCAATGCACTTCCCTAGAGGCGTTTACGTCAAAACATAAGCCTATTTTTGATGTGATTACATGTATGGAAATGTTAGAGCATGTCCCAGAGCCCTCGGCTGTTGTATCTTTATGCGCAAAACTTTTAAAGCCAGGTGGCACGCTTTTTATGTCAACTATTAATCGCAATATAAAAGCTTATTTGTTTGCAGTCATTGGTGCTGAATATATTCTTAAATTATTACCACGTGGCACGCACGATTATGAAAAATTTATTAAACCTTCTGAACTCATTTCTTGGTGTCGGCAGCAAGATTTAACGATTGTGACTTTAAAAGGTATGACTTATAACCCCATCACAGATGTGTATAAGTTAGGCGATGATGTTTCGGTGAATTATCTAATTGAAGTTGCAAAAGATTCATCATGA
- a CDS encoding TRZ/ATZ family hydrolase, which translates to MTDTRIQIVSTIISAKWICPVRPQNTVLEDHSIIIDENRIIDVIETKKVASLYQTNQHFQLHHHIVTPGLINAHTHAAMNLFRGFADDQPLDTWLNDSIWPLEKKWVTPDFVHDGTLIACAEMLKSGITTFNEMYFYPEAASRAIKQIGMRANIGLFVMDYPSNYANDGEDYLMKGLEARDGWRDENLITSSLAPHAPYSVSDKTLNQVVTYANQLNLTIHMHVHETEHEINSSLKEYQLRPIERLNRLGILSPQFMAVHAVYLNDEDLNTLSKESASVIHCPTSNLKLGSGIAHIEALQKKHINVCIGTDGSASNNKQDVLHDMQLASLLAKGMTKNPAILDAKISLEMVTINGAKALGLEDCIGSIEKGKLADLTVFNMDHISTLPMYDPMSHLVYAATREEVSHVWVNGLLQYEEGHLTSIDVQTCKDIALRWQLKLKQNV; encoded by the coding sequence ATGACAGATACTCGTATCCAGATTGTCAGCACGATTATTTCTGCCAAATGGATTTGTCCCGTGAGACCCCAGAATACAGTACTCGAAGATCATTCGATTATTATTGATGAGAATCGAATCATTGATGTAATAGAAACAAAAAAAGTCGCATCCCTTTATCAAACTAATCAACACTTTCAGCTTCATCATCATATCGTTACGCCTGGTCTTATAAATGCGCATACACATGCTGCGATGAATTTATTTAGAGGGTTTGCCGACGATCAACCCCTTGATACATGGCTTAATGACTCTATTTGGCCGCTTGAAAAAAAATGGGTCACACCTGATTTTGTCCATGACGGGACATTGATTGCATGCGCTGAAATGTTAAAGAGTGGGATCACTACATTTAATGAAATGTATTTTTATCCCGAGGCAGCCTCTCGCGCGATTAAGCAAATTGGTATGAGAGCTAACATCGGTCTTTTTGTAATGGATTACCCCTCTAATTACGCGAATGACGGAGAGGATTATTTAATGAAAGGGCTTGAAGCTAGAGATGGCTGGCGTGATGAAAATCTTATCACATCAAGCCTAGCTCCTCATGCTCCCTATTCAGTCTCAGATAAAACATTAAATCAAGTCGTAACCTATGCGAATCAACTCAATCTTACGATTCATATGCATGTGCATGAAACGGAACACGAGATCAATAGTAGTCTAAAGGAATATCAACTAAGACCCATTGAGAGACTGAATCGTCTTGGGATTCTGAGCCCACAATTTATGGCTGTGCATGCTGTTTATCTGAACGATGAAGATTTAAACACGCTATCAAAAGAGTCTGCATCTGTCATTCATTGTCCGACATCCAATTTAAAATTAGGGAGTGGTATCGCTCATATTGAAGCGTTACAAAAAAAACATATTAATGTATGTATTGGTACAGACGGAAGTGCCAGCAATAATAAGCAAGACGTATTGCATGATATGCAATTAGCATCTTTGCTTGCTAAAGGCATGACAAAAAACCCTGCGATACTTGATGCTAAAATATCTTTAGAAATGGTCACTATTAATGGTGCCAAAGCGCTTGGACTTGAAGACTGTATTGGTTCGATTGAAAAAGGAAAGCTCGCAGACTTGACAGTATTTAATATGGATCACATATCTACATTGCCGATGTATGACCCTATGAGCCACTTAGTTTATGCAGCCACCCGAGAAGAAGTTAGTCATGTATGGGTCAATGGTTTATTGCAATACGAAGAAGGACATCTCACATCTATTGATGTTCAAACATGTAAGGATATAGCGCTAAGATGGCAACTCAAGCTAAAACAAAACGTATAA
- a CDS encoding adenylosuccinate synthase yields MAKNLVVIGTQWGDEGKGKIVDWLTDHAEGVVRFQGGHNAGHTLVIGQGSSQKEYKLNLVPSGIIRKNVDCFIGNGVVLDIEHLLHEIKTLEADGIEVKSRLFVSPGCPLILKHHIALDQGREAMREAKIGTTGKGIGPAYEDKVARRSLRVYDLLNPDNFKNKLAEVMDYHNFVLQHYLKKNPIDVNEQFDLSMSHAEKIKPFLADVSQKLYEANAKNKNLLFEGAQGSLLDIDHGTYPYVTSSNCVSGQAAAGAGVGPHMLHYILGITKAYTTRVGGGPFPSELDIETQGTPGYQMSTKGKEIGTVTKRKRRCGWFDAAALKRSAMINSLTGLCITKLDVLDGIKKIGICVGYELDGKKIDLLPLGADQVERCKPIFIEVDGWDESTFGIKSMDDLPKNAQLYLKTLEKLCEVPIHVVSTGPERDETIVLKHPFE; encoded by the coding sequence ATGGCAAAAAATTTAGTAGTCATTGGTACACAATGGGGCGACGAAGGTAAAGGTAAGATTGTTGATTGGCTAACCGATCACGCAGAAGGTGTCGTTCGTTTTCAGGGGGGGCATAATGCAGGTCATACATTAGTCATTGGCCAAGGCTCAAGCCAAAAAGAATATAAACTAAATTTAGTACCCTCAGGTATTATTCGTAAAAATGTAGATTGCTTTATTGGCAATGGTGTCGTGCTAGATATTGAGCACTTGCTTCACGAAATCAAGACGCTCGAAGCCGATGGTATTGAAGTTAAAAGTCGTTTATTTGTAAGTCCAGGCTGCCCTCTAATCTTAAAACATCATATAGCACTCGACCAGGGTCGAGAAGCGATGCGTGAAGCTAAAATAGGTACCACAGGTAAAGGTATTGGGCCTGCTTACGAAGATAAGGTGGCTCGCCGTTCGCTTCGTGTTTACGATTTACTAAATCCAGATAATTTCAAAAATAAACTTGCTGAAGTCATGGATTACCATAACTTTGTCTTGCAGCATTATTTAAAAAAAAATCCGATTGATGTCAATGAGCAATTTGATCTTTCTATGTCGCATGCAGAAAAAATAAAACCTTTCCTTGCTGATGTCTCACAGAAACTTTATGAAGCCAATGCTAAAAATAAGAATTTATTATTTGAAGGCGCGCAAGGTTCACTTCTAGACATTGATCACGGGACTTATCCTTATGTCACTTCGTCAAATTGCGTATCAGGCCAAGCAGCAGCAGGTGCTGGTGTTGGCCCACATATGTTGCATTATATTTTAGGTATTACAAAAGCTTATACGACTCGAGTTGGTGGCGGACCTTTTCCAAGTGAGCTTGATATAGAAACTCAAGGGACGCCAGGGTATCAAATGTCAACCAAAGGTAAGGAAATTGGTACAGTGACTAAACGAAAAAGACGTTGCGGTTGGTTTGATGCAGCTGCATTAAAACGCTCCGCGATGATTAATAGTCTTACAGGTTTATGTATCACCAAACTTGATGTTTTAGATGGCATTAAAAAAATTGGTATCTGTGTGGGCTATGAGTTAGATGGTAAAAAAATTGATCTTCTACCTTTGGGTGCTGATCAAGTAGAGCGTTGTAAACCTATTTTTATTGAAGTCGATGGTTGGGATGAGAGCACCTTCGGTATTAAATCGATGGATGATCTCCCGAAGAACGCGCAGCTATACCTCAAGACACTAGAAAAATTATGTGAAGTGCCGATTCATGTTGTATCGACCGGCCCTGAGCGTGATGAAACGATCGTCCTTAAACACCCTTTCGAATAA
- a CDS encoding ATP phosphoribosyltransferase regulatory subunit, whose translation MNQWTLPDYVEDMLPDEAVYLESLRRSILDLYQTHGYLYVIPPMLEYIESLNGNGQDMDLDTFKVVDQLTGRLMGVRADITPQVARIDAHLIQNDEVTRLSYAGSVLRTKPASFLQSREPFQIGAELYGFKGIEADLEIQTLLIKTLSTIGIQNPVIDFNHLDIFTSLIASSNMERDQLDLLYQAMQKKDKSEVIGLTKSLDKKNRDALIELVSLYGDVNVLEEAEKLLPQDQAIKSALQFLNQLDQALKNNQIKVSYDLSDIRGYQYHNGLVFSVYADQCYSPIALGGRYDNIGASFGRNRPATGFTMDLKNIVTLFPNGKKAKAILAPQGSERDLQNAIESLRQQGETVAIDLFGDMNAKENNCDRILMQDANKAWKVKTV comes from the coding sequence ATGAATCAATGGACACTCCCAGATTATGTTGAAGACATGCTTCCCGATGAAGCAGTCTATCTCGAGTCATTAAGACGCTCTATTCTTGATCTCTATCAAACGCACGGCTATTTATATGTTATTCCCCCTATGTTGGAATACATTGAATCCTTAAATGGCAATGGCCAGGATATGGATCTGGATACATTTAAAGTTGTTGATCAGTTGACAGGAAGACTTATGGGTGTTCGCGCTGATATCACACCTCAGGTCGCACGTATTGATGCACACCTTATTCAAAATGATGAAGTCACAAGATTGTCTTACGCAGGCTCGGTGTTAAGAACAAAGCCAGCCAGCTTTCTTCAGTCAAGAGAGCCATTCCAAATTGGAGCTGAGCTCTATGGGTTTAAAGGCATCGAAGCTGATCTTGAAATACAAACGCTTTTAATTAAGACACTGAGTACCATCGGTATTCAAAATCCAGTAATTGATTTTAATCACCTTGATATTTTTACGTCCTTAATCGCATCATCCAATATGGAACGTGATCAACTTGATCTTTTGTATCAAGCGATGCAGAAAAAAGATAAATCAGAAGTGATTGGTTTAACTAAATCATTAGATAAAAAAAATCGAGATGCTCTCATTGAATTAGTGAGTCTTTATGGTGATGTCAATGTTCTAGAAGAAGCTGAGAAATTATTGCCACAAGATCAGGCTATTAAAAGTGCGTTGCAATTTTTAAACCAACTTGATCAGGCTTTAAAAAACAATCAGATTAAAGTGTCATATGACTTGAGTGATATTCGGGGCTACCAGTATCACAATGGTTTAGTGTTTTCAGTATATGCAGATCAGTGTTATTCACCCATTGCATTAGGTGGTCGCTACGACAATATTGGCGCATCATTCGGTCGTAACCGACCAGCCACAGGCTTCACGATGGATTTAAAAAATATTGTCACTTTATTCCCAAATGGAAAAAAAGCGAAAGCAATTCTAGCGCCCCAAGGTAGCGAGCGTGACTTACAAAATGCCATTGAATCACTTCGCCAACAAGGCGAAACAGTCGCCATTGATTTATTTGGTGATATGAACGCTAAAGAAAATAATTGTGATCGCATATTAATGCAAGACGCGAATAAAGCGTGGAAAGTTAAAACGGTTTAA
- a CDS encoding DUF2065 domain-containing protein: MKSWLFSSFGLMLILEGLMPLFFPEGWRNTFRKMITMKGGQIRFMGLISFSLGLIFLFLGR, from the coding sequence ATGAAAAGTTGGCTTTTTTCATCTTTTGGTCTTATGTTGATTTTAGAAGGTCTCATGCCCTTATTTTTTCCAGAGGGTTGGCGTAATACTTTCAGAAAAATGATTACCATGAAAGGTGGTCAGATTCGTTTTATGGGTTTGATATCTTTTTCACTAGGATTAATTTTTTTATTTTTAGGCCGCTAG
- the hflC gene encoding protease modulator HflC, which yields MKNITYVLVSFLAGIMILAMSTFTVDQREYAIVFRLGEIISIKKEPGLYFKTPLIENVQFFDNRILTLNWQEPDRFITSEKKNVLVDSFIKWKIVDPAKYYVSVKGDEVQAERRISQTVNDGLRAEFGKRTIHDVVSGERGEIMQILTDRADRDLRSMGIQILDVRLRRVDLPKEVSESVYQRMEAERKSVANELRSQGFAASEKIRADAEKQRDVIIAEAYKEAQKVKGDGDAKASEIYANAYAKNPEFYAFYRSIEAYKKSFKDKADVLVLDPTSDFLRYMRSSKKKKD from the coding sequence ATGAAAAATATTACATATGTATTGGTGAGTTTTTTAGCAGGCATCATGATTTTAGCGATGTCTACTTTCACTGTAGATCAAAGAGAGTACGCCATTGTATTTCGCTTAGGTGAAATCATATCGATTAAAAAAGAGCCAGGGCTCTATTTCAAAACACCGCTCATCGAAAATGTGCAGTTTTTTGACAATCGAATTTTGACACTGAATTGGCAAGAGCCTGATCGTTTTATCACGAGCGAAAAGAAAAACGTACTTGTTGATTCATTCATTAAATGGAAAATTGTCGACCCTGCAAAATATTATGTATCTGTGAAGGGTGATGAAGTGCAAGCTGAGAGAAGAATCTCTCAAACAGTGAATGATGGATTACGCGCGGAGTTTGGTAAAAGGACCATTCATGATGTCGTATCAGGCGAACGTGGTGAAATTATGCAAATTCTGACAGATCGTGCGGACCGAGATTTACGTTCGATGGGTATTCAAATTTTAGATGTGCGCTTAAGACGCGTTGATCTTCCTAAAGAGGTGAGTGAGTCTGTTTATCAGCGTATGGAAGCTGAGCGTAAATCAGTGGCCAATGAGTTGCGCTCACAAGGTTTTGCAGCTTCAGAAAAAATTCGTGCTGATGCTGAAAAGCAGCGTGATGTCATTATTGCGGAAGCCTATAAAGAAGCACAGAAAGTAAAGGGTGATGGCGATGCAAAGGCCTCAGAAATCTATGCCAATGCCTATGCTAAGAATCCCGAATTTTATGCCTTTTATCGAAGCATTGAAGCTTACAAAAAAAGCTTTAAGGATAAAGCTGACGTGTTGGTCTTAGATCCAACCTCAGATTTTTTAAGGTACATGCGTAGTTCTAAGAAGAAAAAAGATTAG
- the hflK gene encoding FtsH protease activity modulator HflK yields the protein MAKNSGQNNNQEEGPPDLDELLNDLRKKIGRIFGKKEIDQKTPKSSGGNPTPNSGNDQLPIVPILLIVVLLWAATGFYIVDQGSRGVVLRFGKNTEVTMPGPRWHIPYPIESAEVVNLEQVRTIEVGYRSAGDAAARSKELRESLMLTDDENIIDLQFAVQYNLKSVEDFLFNNRSAESSVRGAAETAIREIVGKSKMDFALYEGREEIAVKAKKLMQEILDRYNTGINVTSVTMQNAQPPEQVQASFDDAVKAKQDLERQKNEGQAYANDIIPKAKGTASRLTAEAQGYRLRVENEAKGNASRFEQILTQYNRAPEVMRDRLYIEAQEQILSSVSKVFIDQKNSNNLLYLPLDKLIQQATPDTTSPRVDVIPQVDMNQSSLQNVERTRDAFKSREREVR from the coding sequence ATGGCAAAAAACTCTGGGCAAAACAATAACCAAGAAGAAGGACCTCCTGATCTAGACGAGCTTTTAAATGATTTAAGAAAAAAAATAGGGCGTATATTTGGTAAAAAAGAAATAGATCAAAAAACACCCAAATCTTCCGGAGGTAATCCGACACCGAACTCAGGAAATGACCAACTTCCTATCGTACCCATTCTCCTTATTGTGGTTCTACTTTGGGCAGCCACAGGCTTTTATATCGTAGATCAGGGTTCACGAGGTGTTGTTTTAAGATTCGGCAAAAATACAGAAGTCACCATGCCAGGACCGCGTTGGCACATTCCATATCCGATTGAATCAGCTGAGGTTGTGAACCTTGAACAGGTGCGAACCATTGAAGTTGGCTATCGTTCTGCAGGCGATGCTGCTGCGAGGTCAAAAGAACTAAGAGAGTCATTGATGTTAACGGATGATGAAAACATTATTGACCTCCAATTTGCTGTGCAATACAACTTAAAGTCAGTGGAAGATTTTTTATTTAATAATCGTTCGGCGGAGTCCTCAGTAAGAGGCGCTGCTGAAACGGCCATTCGCGAAATCGTTGGTAAAAGTAAAATGGATTTTGCGTTATACGAAGGTCGCGAAGAGATTGCAGTCAAAGCCAAAAAACTTATGCAAGAAATTTTGGATCGATACAATACGGGCATTAATGTGACAAGTGTCACTATGCAAAATGCACAGCCGCCAGAGCAGGTGCAAGCTTCATTTGATGATGCTGTAAAAGCTAAGCAAGACTTAGAGCGACAAAAAAATGAGGGTCAAGCTTATGCCAATGACATCATCCCGAAAGCCAAAGGCACAGCATCAAGGCTCACAGCAGAAGCGCAAGGCTACCGTTTAAGGGTTGAAAATGAAGCGAAGGGTAACGCAAGTCGTTTCGAGCAAATATTGACGCAATATAATCGTGCACCCGAAGTGATGAGAGATCGACTTTATATTGAAGCTCAAGAGCAAATCTTATCGAGTGTTTCTAAAGTATTTATCGATCAAAAAAACTCGAATAATTTGCTTTATTTGCCCTTGGATAAATTGATTCAGCAAGCAACACCAGACACAACATCGCCCAGGGTGGATGTCATACCGCAAGTCGACATGAATCAGTCTTCACTGCAAAATGTGGAGCGAACGCGAGATGCCTTTAAATCAAGAGAACGAGAAGTGAGATAA